The Rhizobium sp. WSM4643 genome contains the following window.
TCGTGCCTGTGGGCGCGATGACCGAGACCTGGGCATTGCGGTAGCCATGCTGTTCACCGAGCTCGAGCGCCTTGTCCCAGGCCGATTTGGCGTGGGCGACAAGATCCTGGTCCGGGTTTTCCGAATGGATCAGCGCGACCGGGTTGATCGACAGCGCTTCATAGCCGGAGCTCTCGCCATGCGCCGCACGGCGATGGTTGCGAATGACCTTGAGCATGCTCTCGCGGTTCGGCGCGAAGTTCGGGAACGGGCCGAGCTCGGCAGCCATTTCGGCCGAGGTCGCATAGCAGATGCCGGTCATGATCGCGGTCAGCGAGCCTGCGATGGCGCGGGCTTCTGCGGAGTCATAGGGAATGCCCGACGACATCAGCAGGCCGCCGATATTGGCGTAGCCGAGGCCGAGCGTGCGGTATTCGTAGGAGAGTTCGGCAATGCGCTTCGACGGGAACTGCGCCATCATCACCGAGACTTCGAGCACGACGGTCCACAGGCGAACCGCATGTTCGTAATCGGCGATGTTGATGCGCTTGGTGGCCTTGTCCTTGAACTGCAGCAGGTTCAGCGAGGCAAGGTTGCAGGCGGTGTCGTCGAGGAACATGTATTCCGAGCACGGGTTCGAGCCGCGGATCGGGCCGCCGGCCGGCGAGGTGTGCCAGTCGTTCATCGTCGTGTTGAAATGGATGCCCGGATCGGCCGAAGCCCAGGCGGCGTAGGAAATAGTTTCCCAGAGATCGCGGGCCTTCAGCGTCTTCATCACCCTGCCGTCCTTGCGGGCGGTCAGGTGCCATTCGCCATCATTTTCGACGGCGCGCAGGAAGTCGTCCTTGATCGAGACGGAGTTGTTGGAGTTCTGGCCGGAGACCGTGAGGTAGGCTTCCGAATCCCAATCGGTGTCATAGGTCTTGAATTGGAGATCCTTGTAGCCCTGGCGGGCAAACTGAATGACGCGCTGGACGTAGTTCTCGGGAACCTGATCCTTCTTGGCGGCGCGGATTTCGCGCTTCAGGGCAGGGTTCTTGTTGGGGTCGTAGCAATCGCCATTATCGCCGCCTTCGCAATTGAAGCAGGCCTTCATGATCGCCTTCAAATGCCTGGCGACGACCTTCGAGCCGGTGACGAGCGCTGCAACCTTCTGCTCTTCCTTGACCTTCCAGTTGATGTATTCCTCGATATCGGGATGGTCGATATCGACGACTACCATCTTGGCGGCGCGGCGCGTCGTGCCGCCCGATTTGATGGCGCCGGCGGCGCGGTCGCCGATCTTCAGGAAGCTCATCAAGCCGGAGGAGCGGCCGCCGCCGGAAAGCTTTTCGCCTTCGCCGCGCAGCATCGAGAAGTTGGAGCCGGTGCCGGAGCCATATTTGAACAGGCGCGCCTCACGCACCCAGAGATCCATGATGCCGCCTTCGTTGACGAGATCGTCCTCGACCGACTGGATGAAGCAGGCATGCGGCTGCGGGTGTTCGTAGGCCGACTTGGATTTGGTCAGCTTGCCGGTGAAGGGGTCGACGTAGAAATGGCCCTGGCCGGGACCGTCGATGCCATAGGCCCAGTGCAGGCCGGTGTTGAACCACTGCGGCGAGTTCGGGGCGACGCGCTGGGTGGCGAGCATATAGGCAAGCTCGTCCTTGAAGGCCGAGGCATCTTCCTCGGAGGAGAAATAGCCGCCCTTCCAGCCCCAATAGGTCCAGGTGCCGGCAAGACGGTCGAAGACCTGGCGCGCATCGATTTCGGAGCCGGTCTGCTCATCCTTCGGCAGGGTCTTCAGCGCAGCATCGTCGGGAACGGAGCGCCACAGGAAGGAAGGAACATCGTTTTCCTCGACCTTCTTCAGCCGGGTGGGAACGCCGGCCTTGCGGAAATACTTCTGCGCCAGCACGTCGGTCGCGACCTGGGAGAACTGCGCGGGAACGTCGATGTTCTCGAGGCGGAACACGATCGAACCGTCAGGGTTCTTGATCTCGCTCGTCGCCTTGCGGAATTCGATATCCGCATAGGCGCCTTGGCCGGCCTTCGTGAAACGACGTTCGATGCGCATAGTCTTGACCTCGCGTTGGCGCCCGGTCCCCGCGACCTCGGCGCAAAATTCCTATCCGGCGGCACTTTGTCGTCGCGCAGCCAGTCTCGTTTCCGTATTGTGACAGGGTGTCATCCGGAGATGTCCTTCCTGTATCTTGTGGTAATGGTGGCTGCAAACGCTAAATATAGTATTAACAGCTTATTATCGCCAGTCCCGATGTCACTTTTTTTGGAGGCTGAAAATCGCACAGAAATCCTGTCAGGCCCGAACCGGTTCCGGTCGATCGCCCTGATTCCGCGTCCTAATTTTCAAAAGGGAACCGGGCTCGTTACCTCCGGTCCTGTCGCCGCCGCAACATCAGGATCAGTAAAGTTTGAAACAGCTGATTCCGTCAAGGGCTGGCTTTTAATTGATTGCTAACCACAACATGTTGTGGATGCGCCTGTGGAGATTGGGGAAAGCCGGGGAGCGCTGATATTACAATGGCTTGCAGGCGTTGCCGGCTAAGGAAAACCTCTGAATGGCAAAAAACAGTCCTGCGGCAAATCTTATGATGGCATTTCCGGCGCAAATGAGCATGCCGATTCGCCGGTGAAATCAGCGCTCTTGTTCTTAGTCATGTCGTTGTCGCAAACCGCTGCACAGTTTTGCGCGACACGCTTTTAAAGCGCATCGATGGCGATGGTGACGATGGCGACGCCGATCGGCCTATTCTCTTCGTCCATGACGACAAAGCTCGCCTGCGTCTCGAGATTCTGGGTGGATTCATTGCGTTCCGCCCGGTCGATGAAGATCTCGCGGGAACCGTTAGCGAAGGTTTGGAGATATTTCTCCTCGTCGCCCTGCCAGAAGTCGGCGGTGATGGTGCTCTGCCCGACATTCAGCCCGTGGCTGTCGGTGACGAAAAATTCGATGATCACCCCTTGCGAGGCGTCCTGCTCGGCTTTGAGGTAATGCGATATGGATTTATCGAGCAGCAGCTTGACCATCTGCAGGTGGTGCTGATCGACCTCCGACCGGTAGGTCTCGTCCAGAACCCGCATATCCATTTCGCTGACATCGCCGAATTTCGCGTTTTGCTCGGCAATAGCTTTCAGCACCAAGGGCGTTTCCACCATCGGCCGGATCCGCTTCTCGACGTAATCGCGCACGAGGGGAACATAGGCAGGCTCAGCGCGGACGGGCGCCAGCGGCAACAGAAAGGCCGCCAGCCCGACGATCACAGCCGCTCTTATATGCCCCCGTCGAGCCATCGTGCTTCCCTATACGCATTGTTCGCTGCACGCTTTGGGCGCAACCCGACACGATTCGCATCCGTCGAGTTTATGAGCAAAAGATAAAATAGATGTGCAGATCCCGATAGCGGATTCTGAAAACCTCGCCGACAAAATCTGGAACAATTTCAAGTGGTAAATGCGATGGTTGCGCGCTTTGATCAGTGGCGATCAGCCCGCGCCCTTGGCGATCGGCTCCTGATAGGTGAAGCCCATGTCCCAGGGGAAATAGATCCAGGTATCCTGGCTTACCTCGGTGATAAAGGTGTCGACCGTCGGCACGCCCTTCGGCTTGGCGTAGACGCAGGCGAAATGTGCTCTCGGCAGCATGGCGCGCACCTGTGCGGCGGTCTTGCCGGTATCGGTCAGATCGTCAACGACGAGCACGCTTTCGCCGCCATTTTCCATAAGTTCGGGTGCTATTCCCTTGAGCAGCACCATGTCGCCCTGGTTCACATAGTCATGATAGGAAGCGACGCAGACGGTCTCGATCAGCCGGATATTCAGTTCGCGCGAAATGATCGCAGCCGGAACCAGGCCGCCGCGGGTAATGCAGACGATCGCCTTGAATGTTTGATCAAGACCGGCAAGCCGCCAGGCAAGGGCGCGCGCATCGCGGTGGAACTGATCCCAGGAAACGGGAAAGGCTTTATCGGGAAGGGACATCGGGCTGCTCCGCGGCATGAAAAAACGACACGCCGTTTGTCGGCGACCGGACGGGCTTGAAGCGGCGATCGGCAAAACGCAAACCGCGCAGCCGGAACTGCGCGAGATGGGCCGAGCTCGAAGCTGTCATCGGTCGCCGCAATTAGCGGGATTTGCCGGCAAAAGGCAAGAGCAGCCAATCAACGTGACAGCAGGGTCAGCGCCGTCATCGATTGCAGCAGGGTCTTGGTCGTGCCGCCGAAGATCATCTGCCAGAGCCAGGAATGGGTATAGGCGCCCATGACGAGAAGATCGATGCTGCTGTCCGAAAGCCGGTTCTCGATGACATGCGATGCGCTCTTGTCCGCACTTTGTGCCGTCGAAAGCGTCGTCTTCACGCCATGACGTGCCAACGTCGCGGCGATGTCGGCGCCAGCCGTCAGCGGCGATTGCAGCGCCGTGTCGGCCGGATCGACCGAAAAGATCTCCACCTCGTCGGCGGCTTTGAGGATAGGCAGCGCGTCGAAGGTCGCGCGCGCCGCCTCCTTCGAACCGTTCCAGGCGATCAGCACGCGCTTGATCGGCTTCGGCTGGCGGATGATATAGGGGATCATCAGCACCGGCCGGCCGCTTTCGAAGAGAAAGCTGTCGACGTCGACGTGGCTGTCGGAAGGTCTGGCCGGGTCGGCCTGTGAGGCGATCAACAGGTCGGCGCTGCGGGCACTTTCGATCAGCGGCGCGGAGCCGTATCCGGTGGATGTGGCAAAGCTGCGCCACTCGGAGGAGGAGCCTGATGCCTCCGCTTTCGCCCTGAAGATGCGCTCAACCGCAATCGTTTCGCTGTGCGCCATGTCCTGCAGCGCCTGCACGGCGACGGGATCGGGGATCTCCATCGGTGCCACCAGCGGTACGGCGGAGATGATTTCGGCATGCAGGCCGATCACATGGGCGCCGCTCTGAGCAGCAATGGCAAAGGCGAAATCGGCAACCGCAGCACTATTGTCTGATGTATCGAGAATGGCGAGAATGGTTTTGTAAGACATGTCAATTCTCCTTGCGCTGAAATGGCGTGCGCGAGGGAAGGAATGCGCCGAGCCGTTCTCCTGTTCCTTGATAGGGATCAAGGATGGCCTTTGAGTTCCGGCGTTTCCCTCATGCCTCCGCGGAATGGTTTTCGGCGATGTCCTTCTTTTGGCGGATGGCGTCGATCATCGCCTGCACCTCGGCGCCGGCTGCATCGATTGCCGCCTGCGAGCGGCCGCGTACGACGATCTCCGTCGAGAATTTCTGGCCGATATAGCGCGGGTAGGAACCGATGCTGGTTTCCGGATGTGCTTTCTGAATAGCGGTCAAGGGCGTGCCGATCTCGCCTTCGCCGTAAGGGCAGGCGATGGCGAGCGAGAGCACCGGCGTGCCGGTTCGAAGCGTCGGCAGCACATTGTCGACCATCGCCTGGAAGACCTGCGGCACGCCGGCCATGACATGGACGTTGCCAATGATGAAGCCGGGCGCGGTCGAGACCGGATTGGCGATATGCACAGCCCCGCGCGGCATGCGCGCCATGCGCTGGCGCGCCTCGGTGAATTCCATCTCTCGGCGTCGGTACATCTCGGCAAGCAGTGTCATTGCCGTCTCGTCATATTCGCAGGGCACGCCGAAAGCCTTGGAGATGGCATCGGCAGTGATGTCGTCATGCGTCGGCCCGATACCGCCCGAGGTGAAGACGTAATCATATTTGCGGCGAAGCGCGTTCAGCGCCTCGACAATCGCCTCCTCGTCGTCGGCGACGATGCGCACCTCCTTGAGGTCGATGCCGGAAAGTGTCAGCAAATCGGCGAGGTGGCCGATATTTTTATCCTTGGTGCGGCCGGAAAGAAGTTCGTCGCCGATGGCGAGCATGGCGGCGGTGACGACGATGTCTTGGCTCATGGGGTGTTCCGTGATCTGAGGCTGGTGAATAGGTAGTGCCGTTCGGCCGCTTTGCAAACAGTCAGAGCATGATGCCGAAAAGTGCAAGCGGTTTTCGGACGACATCATGCTCTCACTATTGATTGCGAAGAGCATTCGGATTTTAGGCCGAGCCAGCCTGAAATCTGAATGCTGTTCGGCGCATACGTTCGTTTTTGCTGAAATGAAAACGCAAGTGAATTTTCGTCTACGGATGTTGAACACTGAGTTCTTCAAGGCATGGCTGTGTTCCGAAACTGGCGCTGATAGAACTCCCTCAGGAAATTCAACCAATGCTCCAAGGGAGATTGAAGATGGCGAAGGTTCTTGTCCTTTATTATTCGGCTTACGGCCATATCGAAACCATGGCCTATGCCGTTGCCGAAGGCGCGAAGTCGGCCGGTGCCGACGTCACCGTCAAGCGCGTTCCGGAACTGGTTCCGGAAGATGTCGCCAAAGCTTCCTACTACAAGGTCGACCAGGCGGCTCCGATCGCCACCGTCGACGAGCTGGCCGATTATGATGCGATCATCGTCGGTGCCGGCACCCGCTTCGGCACGGTCGCCTCGCAGATGCGCAATTTCTGGGATCAGACGGGTGGCCTCTGGTTCGCCGGCAAACTCGTCGGCAAGCTCGGTTCGGTCTTCACCTCTTCGGCAACCCAGCACGGCGGCCAGGAGACGACCATCCTCGGCTTCATCCCCACCTTCCTGCACCAAGGCATGGTTGTTGCAGGGTTGCCTTATGCCTTCCAGGGCCAGATGGGCACCGAGGAAGTCAAGGGCGGCTCGCCTTACGGCGCCTCCACCATCACCAATAGCGACGGCTCGCGCCAGCCTTCCGAGATCGAGCTGGAAGGCGCGAAATACCAGGGCGCCCACATCGCCAAGCTTGCTGCCAAGCTCGCCTGATCTTTGACGCTGAAATGATAAAGGCGCGGCAGGCGTGAGCTCGCCGCGTCCTTTCCGTTTCTCCCGCGACAGACCGAGTGCCCCTTGATCGGCCGTGGTTTTTGGGCGGAAAATGTGTGACGGATCATTCGGCGGTGCAACTGTCAAAACAGGCGTGATTTTTACGGCTTGCGGCTCTTCCCATCGCCCACGACGCAAGATATTGAAAACGCCGCAAGCGGGCGTGGCGAAACTGGTAGACGCAAGGGACTTAAAATCCCTCGGCCTTGGCTGTACGGGTTCGACCCCCGTCGCCCGCACCACCTTCATAATCCCGTTCGAATATGCTTGTATTATGCGTGTATATTGTGGATAAAAGCGCACTATTGCTTGCATATGACATTTTCGGTGCAAGGATTGCGCCGCGGCGGTTGAGTAAGTGTTGTCTTGTGGGAGTAAGACGATGGTTTACGATTGGAGTGGGGCAAGGACTAGGCGCATCCGCGTCTTCAAGACCAGTCTCGCGCTTGTTCTCGCAACTGCGATGGCCGCGATACCACTGTTCTTCTGGGCCGTGCAGTTGGGCGATTTCTAATTCGAGATAATCAGCGTTCTGCGAACGGAAGGGCGTTTGGCGCCTTCGTATCGCGCCATTTGTTGATCACCCAGCCGGCAAGCAGCCCGAGGGCTGTACCCATCGCCTTGACGCTCGCGTCATGCAGGCGCGGATGGCGGGTCGGCGCGAAATATTGCAGCCCTTCGATGGCGAATGCGCCGAGGATCAGCAGCACGGCCACCGTTTTCCATTGTTTCGGATAGGCAAGCGCGAAGGCGAGGCCGAGAAGTAGATAGGCAACCGCGCGGTCAACATCGACCATCGTGACTGTATTCGGCCTCTCTCCGATCGGCGAAACCGTGACGAAGATGATGAAGGCGAGCAGCAGCCAGGCGAGCGGTTTTGCGAATTTAAAGATCATCATGACTTCATATAAGTGGCCGCCCTTTTCATTGACAGTTAAAATCAGTTCATGTGCCGCCAATTTCGCGATTGGCTTAAGAAAGCCTTCCTCGGAGCGAACCGGTATGGGAGCGAACCGGAAACGGCCGAAACGGGCTTTCTTTTGCCGGCCGGCCTGTGCAATAGCGGCGGTGGCTAGTTGAGAGAATGGACCACGCCCGTGACGAGACTTGATGTCGAAAGCGCCGAAGAGGCGATGCGCAGCCTTTTTCCGGCAACGCCGCTGCAGCTCAATGATCACCTTTCGGCCCGCTATGGGGCCGATATCTGGCTGAAGCGCGAGGACCTGTCGCCGGTGCGCTCCTACAAGATCCGCGGCGCCTTCAATTTCTTCCGCAAGGCGATCGGGCAGGGTGCTGCCGGCAAGACCTTCGTCTGCGCCTCGGCTGGCAATCACGCCCAGGGCTTTGCCTTCGTCTGCCGCCATTTCGGCGTGCCGGGCGTCGTTTTCATGCCGGTGACGACACCGCAGCAGAAGATCGACAAGACCCGTATGTTCGGCGCCGAATTCATCACCATCCGGCTGTTCGGCGACTTCTTCGACCAATGCTACCAAGCCGCCCGCGAACACGTGGAGGCGGTCGGTGGAGTCATGGTGCCGCCCTTCGACCACGCCGACATCATCGAGGGGCAGGCGACCGTCGCCGCCGAAATCATGCAGCAGCTGCCGGAAGGAACGGTGCCCGACATTGTCGTCCTGCCGGTTGGCGGCGGCGGACTGGCCGCCGGCATCACCGGCTATCTCGACGGCACGGTGCCGAAATCGGCTTTCGTCTTCATTGAGCCGGCCGGTGCGCCGAGTCTCAAGCGCAGCATCGAGGCGGGCAAGGTGACGACGCTTCCCAAGGTCGACAATTTCGTCGATGGCGCTGCAGTGGCGCGCATCGGCGACCTGAATTTCGCGGCTCTTCGCGATTTTCCGGCAAGCCAAGTGCAACTCATGCCGGAGAACGCCATCTGCGTCACCATTCAGGAGATGCTGAATGTCGAGGGCGTCGTACTGGAGCCGGCCGGCGCCCTGTCGCTGACGGCGATCGCCGCGATGGACTGCCAAGCGATCCGCGGCAAGACCATCGTTGCCGTCGTCTCCGGCGGTAATTTCGATTTCGAGCGTCTACCTGACGTAAAGGAAAGAGCCATGCGCTACGCAGGGCTGAAGAAATACTTCATCCTGCGGCTCGCCCAGCGCCCTGGTGCGCTCCGGGATTTCCTCAATCTGCTTGGCCCCGACGACGATATCGCCCGCTTCGAATATCTGAAGAAATCGGCGCGCAACTTCGGTTCCATCCTGATCGGCATTGAAACCAAAGCGCCTGAGAATTTCGCCCGGCTGATCGGAAATTTCGAAGCAGCCGGCATGGGTTACGAGGATATCACCGAAAACGAGATCCTCGCCAACCTGATCATTTGACTTGGCGACAGCGATATCGCCGTGCTAAAGGCGGAGCATGGCTTCGTTCTTATCAAATATCTTTTCGATGTTCTCCGGCGGCGGCAAACCGGCGACGGAGGCGGCAGGTCCTTCGGGCGAGCCGCAGCTTTACGGCGACTGCACGATCTATGCCGAGCCGCGTAAGGAAGGTGGCCAGTATCGCCTTGCCGGCCGCATCGAAAAGAAGGTCGGCGACGAGGTGCTGGTGCGCAATTTCATCCGCGCCGATCTGTTTTCCTCCTCCGATGATGCGATCGAATGCACGGTGCGCAAGGCGCAGCAGATCATCGATCAGCATGGTTCGTCGCTCTTTGGTGACGGCGAGAAGCTTCGTCAGGTCTGAATCGGGATCCGGCATAGCTCCTAAATACCGGCTGCAACTATTCCTGTGTATGACCGGTGTGCGCTCCAGCGAGCGCCTTCTCACTCACGCAATCTTAAAGGATTGCGGTGAAAGGTATCGCCTGCAGAATTTGCAGGACACCCCCTCGTGTTTGACTGTTTCGGACGATTGACCAGAAGATTCGCTGTCGTGATCGCCGCGCCAGCCGGAGGCCGAGCGTCCGGAGCCGAGGTCTCATGATGGAGACACTCAACCTCGTTCTCTTCGTCGTCGAAGCCATTGCCTATTTCGTGCTGATGGTGACGCTTCTGCATTTCCGTCATCGGCTTGGTCTCGGGGTTTTCCTGACGGCGCTCGGCGTCATGCATTTCATGGAGACCTATCTGGCGGCGGTCTTCTACGTCTCGCTGCCGTTCGGAGATGTGTCGCCGGGCTCATCCATCTTCTTCTCCGGCAAGCTGATGATGATCCTGATGCTTTACCTGCAGGAAGATGCCGCGACGGTGCGCCAACCGATCTACGGCCTGTTCCTCGGCAACCTGCTCACCGTCGCTATTGCCTGGGTGCTGCAGTTGCACCAGCCGCTGCAGATATCGACCAACCACACACCCGACGTCGATTTCCTCAAGGAGATGGGCTGGCTGATGGTCTGGGGCACGGCACTGCTCTATGTCGATTCGCTCGGCATCATCCTGCTTTACGAAAAACTCGGCGATATCTTTCGCCGCCGCGTCGTCCTGCGCTTCCTGATTTCGGGCTTCGTGCTGCTGACCTTCGACCAGATCGGCTTCTTCGCCGCACTGCATTACTTCCTCGATGTGCCGATCGCCGCATTCTGGGCCGGATGGAAGGCGAAAATGCTTGCCGTCTGCCTCTACGCGGCGATGTTCGCATTCTATGAATATCGTATTCGCCGCGTCGGTGCGGGCGGATCCGTACGCTCCATCAGCGACGTGTTCGGCGACCTGACGTTCCGCGAGCGTTACAACGATCTTCTGGAGCGCACCGGCCGCGACATGCTCACTGGCGTCTACGATCGGACGCGCATGGAAATGGAAGCGCCGTTGATGCTGCTCGATGCACTGAAGCAGGGGTCATTCGCCACCGTCCTCATTATCGACGCCGATCACTTCAAGGATGTCAATGACGGCTACGGCCATCTCCAGGGCGACGAGGTACTGAAGGCGATCGCCGCCCGATTGGGCACGACGTTGCGCTCGAGTGATCGTGTCTTCCGTTTCGGCGGCGAGGAATTCGTGGCCGTCTGTCCAGGCACCGATCACGAAGAAGGTCTGCTGCTTGCCGAGCGCCTGCGCTGGACGATCGCAACCAGCGTCAAGACGCCGGATGACAGGCCGATCACGGTCAGCATCGGCGTTGCGACTGCCGACGAGGACGGCGTCGATTTCACCGCCGTGCTGACGGCTGCCGACGGCAGGCTCTACGCGGCCAAGAAGAGCGGCCGCAACTGCGTCGTCGGCCGCTCCGGTGTGGTGAAACTCAGTTAGCCGGTGGCTCTGGCATCCAGACCATGCTCTGTGTCTTGCTCCTGCTTGCCGTCCTGAATTTGGCAATTGTCCTATTTCGTGTTGCCCACCGTGCAACGCAAGAACGAAAGAAAGCGTCCGTAGGAGACAATAGCGACGGGACGGGCTTAGGCGTAATTTCGCGTCATTGGCGAGCAAGGTTACGGGAGCGGACGAAGGAGAAAGACGTCGCAAGGCGATCATGGCCTTCGCGATGATGGCCGGCGGCGTCGGCCTTGCCGGGATTTCGTCCGATGAAGAACTCTCGGCCGAAATCCTGGCGAGGTCCGGGGTCTCGCCGCCGATATCAACAAATGAAAAACGGCCGGTAAAAGCCGGCCGTTCCATCGAGCGTCGAAGAGCCGATCAGGCGGCCAGTGCGATTTCCTGGACGCGCGACTTGGCGGCGTCGATGGCCTTTTCGGCAGCTTCCGGACCGAAGGCCAGACCTTCGACATAGATGGTCTCGATATCGCTGATGCCGAGGAAGCCGAGAACCGACTTCAGGTACGGCACGGCATGGTTCAAGGCGGCGGCCGGGCCCTGCGAGTAGACGCCACCCGAGGCGAGCACCACATAGACCTTCTTGCCGGTTGCGAGGCCGACCGGGCCGCTTTCGGTGTACTTGAAGGTCAGGCCGGCGCGAGCGACGTTGTCGATCCAGGTCTTCAGCGACGAATAGATGTTGAAATTGATGAGGCCGGTGCTGATGACGATCTTGTCGGCGGCGAGCAGTTCGTTGACAAGCTCGTCGGAGGTCTTGACGGCCGCGGCTTCCTCAGCGGTGCGGGCCTCGGCCGGCTTGCGGATCGCGCCGGTGAAGAGGTCATCGATGTGCGGCAGCGGGTTGGCGGCAAGGTCGCGGCGAACGACGACGCTGCCCGGGTTCTGGCTTTTCAGCTTTTCGGCGAGATCGACGGCGATCGGCGTCGAGAGCGATTCGGCACGCGGGCTGGACGTCAGAAGAAGGATGGACGACATGGTGCATTTCCTTTCGAATGGGATTTGACGGCCCCTTGCTGGGAGGTGAGCCGCAGTCTCGATGAGGAAAATAGGTCTGGCCTGCTATCGAAAAAACGGTGATAATGTCGATCGAAACTATCGATGGAATGGATAGAAGATGCT
Protein-coding sequences here:
- a CDS encoding FMN-dependent NADH-azoreductase, coding for MSSILLLTSSPRAESLSTPIAVDLAEKLKSQNPGSVVVRRDLAANPLPHIDDLFTGAIRKPAEARTAEEAAAVKTSDELVNELLAADKIVISTGLINFNIYSSLKTWIDNVARAGLTFKYTESGPVGLATGKKVYVVLASGGVYSQGPAAALNHAVPYLKSVLGFLGISDIETIYVEGLAFGPEAAEKAIDAAKSRVQEIALAA